From one Haloferax marinisediminis genomic stretch:
- a CDS encoding PspA/IM30 family protein produces MGILSRASYVIRSKINALLNRAEDPTETLDYSYEKMRDELQQVKQGIADLTTQKKRLEIQKRRLEENVEKHNDQARQAVQQDREDLARKALEKKQAKMNQIEELDGQIARLQETQDTLVQKKDELQSRIEEFRTKKETMKARYEAAEASSRVSEAMSGVGDEMADVGRALERAEERTDEMEARSAAMDELMESGALDDVLSDKDSIERELEAGRTNAEVDAELETLKAEMGKSSAPAEEEPAEEAEVDVDVEEEVVDEEVEAELEELKNEEESS; encoded by the coding sequence ATGGGAATTCTCTCTCGCGCGTCGTACGTCATCCGCTCGAAAATAAACGCCCTCCTCAACCGTGCGGAGGACCCTACGGAGACACTCGACTACTCCTACGAGAAGATGCGTGACGAGCTTCAGCAGGTCAAACAGGGCATCGCAGACCTAACGACACAGAAGAAACGACTGGAGATTCAGAAGCGACGACTCGAAGAGAACGTCGAGAAGCACAACGACCAGGCACGGCAAGCCGTCCAGCAGGACCGTGAGGACCTCGCGCGCAAGGCCCTAGAGAAGAAGCAGGCCAAGATGAACCAAATCGAGGAACTCGATGGCCAGATTGCGCGCCTCCAAGAGACACAGGATACCCTCGTCCAGAAGAAAGATGAACTCCAGAGCCGTATCGAGGAGTTCCGCACGAAGAAGGAGACGATGAAGGCACGCTACGAGGCGGCCGAAGCATCGAGTCGCGTCTCCGAGGCCATGTCCGGTGTCGGCGACGAGATGGCAGACGTGGGTCGTGCGCTCGAACGTGCCGAAGAACGGACCGACGAGATGGAAGCCCGTTCGGCCGCCATGGACGAACTCATGGAATCCGGCGCGCTCGACGACGTCCTCTCGGACAAAGACTCCATCGAGCGCGAACTGGAAGCGGGTCGGACCAACGCGGAAGTCGATGCCGAACTGGAGACGCTGAAAGCCGAGATGGGCAAATCGTCTGCCCCCGCGGAAGAGGAACCGGCCGAAGAAGCGGAGGTCGACGTCGACGTCGAAGAAGAAGTCGTCGACGAAGAAGTCGAAGCCGAACTGGAAGAGCTGAAGAACGAAGAAGAGTCGTCGTAA
- a CDS encoding dipeptide epimerase has product MLSTEFERISMPLADPFGISRGTQTEAENVVVRIEDEGGMTGVGAAAPSTHYGETADTVEAVLPALLDVVEAVGDPHAIDRIERQMAQTVRRNPAARTAVSIALHDLAAKRLGVPLYRLWGLDPERSPTSSFTIGLDDLDTIREKTAEAYEAGYDILKVKVGTDRDKAIIEAVRDEAPGVTIRVDANEAWTPREAVEMSEFLADYGVEFIEQPVPAEDYEGLKFVYDHSALPIAADESCITADDIPKIADRVDIANLKLMKLGGLTEAKRAIHTARSHGLEVMLGCMIETNAAIAAGCHLAPLLDYVDLDGSLLLADDPYKGVPMPQGAIDLDALDRPGTGAKKN; this is encoded by the coding sequence ATGCTCTCGACCGAGTTCGAGCGCATCTCGATGCCACTCGCCGACCCGTTTGGAATCTCCCGTGGGACGCAGACGGAAGCCGAGAACGTCGTCGTCCGTATCGAAGACGAAGGCGGGATGACGGGCGTCGGCGCGGCCGCGCCGTCGACTCATTACGGGGAGACTGCAGACACCGTTGAAGCGGTCCTTCCCGCCCTGCTCGACGTCGTCGAAGCCGTCGGTGACCCCCACGCAATCGACCGAATCGAACGCCAGATGGCGCAGACGGTTCGTCGCAACCCGGCCGCCCGAACTGCGGTGAGCATCGCCCTCCACGACCTCGCTGCGAAACGACTCGGCGTCCCGCTCTACAGACTCTGGGGCCTCGACCCCGAACGGTCTCCGACATCGTCGTTCACCATCGGTCTCGACGACCTCGACACGATTCGTGAGAAGACCGCAGAGGCGTACGAAGCAGGGTACGACATCCTCAAAGTGAAAGTCGGAACCGACCGCGACAAAGCCATCATCGAGGCCGTCCGCGACGAGGCACCTGGCGTGACTATCCGTGTCGACGCCAACGAGGCGTGGACGCCCCGTGAGGCCGTCGAGATGAGCGAGTTCCTCGCAGACTACGGCGTCGAGTTCATCGAGCAACCGGTTCCTGCCGAGGACTACGAGGGTCTCAAATTCGTCTACGACCACTCGGCGCTCCCCATCGCGGCCGACGAGTCGTGTATCACGGCCGACGACATCCCGAAGATTGCCGACCGCGTCGACATCGCGAACCTGAAACTGATGAAGTTGGGTGGACTCACCGAGGCGAAGCGTGCGATTCACACTGCCCGCTCACACGGTCTCGAAGTCATGCTCGGCTGTATGATAGAGACGAACGCCGCAATCGCCGCTGGGTGCCACCTCGCACCGCTTCTCGACTACGTCGATCTCGATGGGTCGCTCCTCCTCGCGGACGACCCGTACAAGGGTGTCCCGATGCCACAGGGAGCAATCGACCTCGACGCACTCGACCGTCCGGGAACTGGCGCGAAGAAGAACTAA
- a CDS encoding helix-turn-helix transcriptional regulator, with amino-acid sequence MTQNRAQRGEELLDLLVHRSRFVEALAERPRDKRTLAEDLDTSRSTVDRVLRDLQRVGFVRKQQGDYELTVVGRCALESFERYERAIHGVSNAQDLLRMLPRDAPLDPALFAGARVFTSSPDIPDGVIQELFTSVEEGERLYGIAPVAITGQLEPFYDAATAGGTEVEMIVANELLRKLLDAPRSRAVMVEQLQKDAVNIYRAEIPFGFGLWAVDDEAGIVVYTDTGVGGLALNDDPEAISWVTDCFASLQDDAELVTLSSIGEQRSDDTE; translated from the coding sequence ATGACGCAGAATCGAGCGCAGCGTGGTGAAGAGTTGCTCGACCTCCTCGTACATCGTTCGAGGTTTGTGGAAGCGCTCGCCGAGCGCCCTCGCGACAAGCGAACGTTGGCCGAGGACCTCGATACGTCGCGGTCGACTGTCGACCGTGTTCTTCGTGACCTCCAGCGCGTCGGGTTCGTACGGAAGCAACAGGGCGACTACGAACTGACAGTCGTCGGCCGGTGTGCGCTCGAATCGTTCGAGCGGTACGAACGGGCTATCCACGGCGTCTCGAACGCACAGGACCTCCTTCGGATGCTCCCACGAGACGCACCACTCGACCCGGCACTCTTCGCTGGCGCGAGAGTGTTCACGTCGAGTCCCGACATTCCAGACGGCGTCATTCAGGAGTTGTTCACGAGTGTCGAAGAGGGCGAGAGGCTCTACGGTATCGCGCCCGTTGCAATCACCGGCCAACTCGAACCATTCTACGATGCGGCGACCGCGGGTGGGACGGAAGTCGAGATGATCGTTGCCAACGAACTGCTCAGGAAACTACTCGATGCGCCCCGTTCGCGTGCAGTCATGGTCGAACAACTCCAGAAGGACGCGGTGAACATCTATCGCGCTGAGATTCCGTTCGGATTCGGTCTCTGGGCCGTCGACGACGAGGCCGGCATCGTCGTCTACACAGACACCGGCGTCGGTGGACTCGCCCTCAACGACGACCCCGAGGCAATCTCGTGGGTGACCGACTGCTTCGCGTCGCTTCAGGACGACGCAGAGTTGGTCACACTCTCGTCTATCGGCGAACAGCGTTCCGACGACACCGAGTGA
- a CDS encoding DUF1611 domain-containing protein — MSDPQRVVVLAHEKFPDRAKTATGVLKYADYDVVAVLDRDKPGTSTADHRRDLPDVPIVSSMADAPEADALLIGIAPIGGGFDETWREDVRTALERGCDIIAGLHYFLNDDEEFAALAAEHGCDINDVRKPHDDIGVAQGKSADVDAEVVLTVGTDCSVGKMTATLELVEAAREQGIDAGFIPTGQTGIMIAGWGNPVDRVVSDFTAGSVEEMILEKGDEYDVLFVEGQGSIVHPAYSAVTCGILHGAMADKLILCHESTREAIHGYESFALPDLSEYVSLYENLAAPVHEADIVGGALNTSNVEDDDEASAAVEAFADELGVPAVDPVRQDAAAFIDEVF, encoded by the coding sequence ATGAGCGACCCACAACGAGTCGTCGTCCTCGCACACGAGAAGTTCCCCGACCGCGCGAAGACCGCTACGGGCGTCCTCAAGTACGCCGACTACGACGTGGTTGCCGTCCTCGACCGAGACAAACCCGGAACCTCGACAGCAGACCACCGCCGTGACCTCCCAGACGTCCCAATCGTCTCTTCGATGGCCGATGCGCCCGAGGCCGATGCCCTCCTCATCGGCATCGCCCCCATCGGTGGCGGGTTCGACGAGACGTGGCGCGAAGACGTTCGGACGGCCCTCGAACGCGGCTGTGACATCATCGCTGGCCTTCACTACTTCCTCAACGACGACGAGGAGTTCGCCGCACTCGCCGCCGAACACGGCTGTGACATCAACGACGTTCGCAAGCCACACGACGACATCGGCGTCGCACAGGGTAAGAGCGCGGACGTCGACGCAGAAGTCGTCCTCACCGTCGGAACCGACTGCTCTGTCGGAAAGATGACCGCGACGCTCGAACTCGTCGAGGCCGCCCGCGAGCAGGGTATCGACGCAGGATTCATCCCGACGGGCCAGACAGGAATCATGATTGCCGGGTGGGGCAACCCCGTCGACCGCGTCGTGAGCGACTTCACCGCAGGGTCGGTCGAAGAGATGATTCTGGAGAAAGGCGACGAGTACGACGTGCTCTTCGTCGAAGGGCAGGGCAGTATCGTCCACCCTGCGTACTCCGCAGTCACCTGTGGCATCCTCCACGGCGCGATGGCGGACAAACTGATTCTCTGCCACGAGTCCACCCGCGAGGCGATTCACGGCTACGAGTCGTTCGCGCTTCCTGACCTCTCGGAGTACGTCTCGCTTTACGAGAACCTCGCGGCCCCCGTCCACGAAGCCGATATCGTCGGTGGCGCGCTCAACACCTCGAACGTCGAAGACGACGACGAGGCTTCCGCAGCGGTCGAAGCGTTCGCCGACGAACTCGGTGTCCCCGCTGTCGACCCCGTCCGGCAGGACGCCGCAGCCTTCATCGACGAGGTGTTTTGA
- a CDS encoding MogA/MoaB family molybdenum cofactor biosynthesis protein: MSDDDHGHGHEHSDDDHGHGDSHGHDHGHGDSHSHDHEHGHGHTHDHSHSHDHHEHDVVELDFAVLTVSSTRTVDDDPAGDAIEAILHDAGHSISVRRVVDDDFDEIQTEVARMADRGDVDVTITTGGTGVTPDDQTVEAVEQLFEKSLPGFGELFRSLSFDEIGTRVVGTRATAGIVDEMPAFCLPGSENAARLGTSEIIVAEAPHLTGLARRDTE; this comes from the coding sequence GTGAGCGACGACGACCACGGGCACGGACACGAGCACAGCGACGACGACCACGGGCATGGAGACAGCCATGGTCACGACCACGGCCACGGTGATAGCCACAGTCACGACCACGAGCACGGGCACGGTCACACCCACGACCATAGCCACAGCCACGACCACCACGAACACGACGTGGTGGAACTCGACTTCGCAGTGCTCACCGTCTCGTCGACTCGCACTGTCGACGACGACCCTGCAGGCGACGCCATCGAGGCGATTCTCCACGACGCCGGCCACTCTATCTCGGTTCGCCGCGTCGTCGACGACGACTTCGACGAAATCCAGACTGAAGTCGCCCGGATGGCGGACCGTGGCGACGTAGACGTAACAATCACGACCGGTGGAACTGGTGTCACGCCCGACGACCAGACGGTCGAAGCCGTCGAGCAACTCTTCGAAAAGTCACTGCCGGGGTTCGGCGAGTTGTTCCGCAGTCTCTCGTTCGACGAGATTGGAACGCGCGTCGTCGGGACACGCGCGACGGCGGGAATCGTCGACGAGATGCCAGCGTTCTGCCTTCCGGGGAGTGAGAACGCCGCCCGCCTCGGAACGAGCGAGATAATCGTCGCCGAGGCACCGCACTTGACGGGCCTCGCACGGCGTGATACCGAGTAG
- a CDS encoding Vms1/Ankzf1 family peptidyl-tRNA hydrolase, protein MLDELLGRAELKERIAELEDERDALAGRLEGESDRRKDAVRARQNAEAEVNRLEDRITELEDRVARLSGDDDSLDFRGTEDLRGGRLREVVSRLDSVSTAPEGALTAVVTDEQSIPSAVESAFGDRASLVRRAAPCVALTDDAGLVSVALSPPRSADQFDAWGDGFLLDTDWFFPTPETVVALVRSDLFALGYYEDDELVYETGFESDVKSAHSKGGFSQARFERIREGQIDDHLDACHDALDDHLGAETDLVVLGERTVLGEFRERASLTATVDASGDPEAALREASREFWTTRLFRI, encoded by the coding sequence ATGCTGGACGAGTTGTTGGGCCGGGCCGAACTCAAAGAGCGCATCGCGGAGTTAGAAGACGAACGCGACGCGTTAGCAGGCCGCCTCGAAGGTGAGTCGGACCGGCGGAAAGACGCGGTCCGTGCGCGACAAAACGCTGAAGCGGAGGTCAACCGCCTCGAAGACCGTATCACTGAACTCGAAGACCGAGTCGCGCGCCTCTCCGGCGACGACGACTCGCTCGACTTTCGCGGGACTGAAGACCTTCGTGGTGGTCGCCTCCGCGAGGTCGTCAGTCGCCTCGACTCCGTCTCGACCGCGCCCGAAGGTGCCCTGACTGCGGTCGTCACCGACGAACAGTCGATTCCGTCCGCCGTCGAGTCCGCTTTCGGCGACCGTGCGTCACTCGTCCGCCGGGCCGCCCCCTGTGTCGCACTCACCGACGATGCCGGACTCGTGAGTGTCGCCCTCTCACCACCGCGCTCCGCCGACCAGTTCGACGCGTGGGGCGACGGGTTCCTCCTCGACACAGACTGGTTCTTTCCTACCCCGGAGACCGTGGTCGCGCTCGTTCGCTCCGACCTGTTCGCCCTCGGCTACTACGAAGACGACGAACTCGTCTACGAGACGGGGTTCGAGAGCGACGTGAAGTCGGCACACTCGAAAGGAGGGTTCTCACAGGCACGCTTCGAACGTATCCGTGAGGGCCAGATAGACGACCACCTCGACGCGTGTCACGACGCCCTCGACGACCACCTCGGCGCCGAGACAGACCTCGTCGTCCTCGGCGAACGGACGGTCCTCGGCGAGTTCCGCGAGCGAGCGTCACTGACCGCGACGGTCGATGCCAGTGGCGACCCCGAGGCGGCCCTTCGAGAGGCCTCGCGTGAGTTCTGGACGACGCGACTGTTCCGAATCTGA
- a CDS encoding DUF5802 family protein encodes MFERFSSGYYLGRLYVEPYDGTEAAIQRTEHEQLNEHVYATGCGVERIDYPLVMKLDSAHFPVVGDDGVPAGTLVLPRDAVGPNTLPDDRPVLLADATRAAELLRYAGYDLDDLSESRRKT; translated from the coding sequence ATGTTCGAACGATTCTCCAGCGGCTACTACCTCGGACGATTGTACGTCGAACCGTACGATGGGACCGAGGCGGCCATCCAGCGTACCGAACACGAGCAGTTGAACGAGCACGTCTACGCGACCGGATGTGGTGTCGAGCGAATCGACTATCCGCTCGTCATGAAACTCGACAGTGCCCACTTCCCCGTCGTTGGTGACGATGGCGTTCCTGCAGGGACGCTCGTGCTTCCGCGCGATGCAGTCGGCCCGAACACGCTTCCGGACGACAGACCGGTTCTCCTCGCTGACGCCACTCGTGCGGCAGAACTGCTCCGATACGCCGGGTACGACCTCGACGACCTCTCGGAGTCGCGTCGAAAGACCTGA
- a CDS encoding MBL fold metallo-hydrolase, with translation MTRIPSIQPQELKEAIDSGSDVTIVDVRGPHDFDEWHIDGDNVEAVNVPVTQLQAVDPATLLNGASEGEVVAVCASGQTSQMAVQMLQQAGIDAKNLQYGMNGWANLYVHQELETNANATVLQFSRPSSGCLAYMVVSGDEAVVVDPLLAFVDTYIEVARDYGAEITAAVDTHVHADHISGVRAFATRSEADVVVPEPAVARGIDYDVAYETIAHGDEIAVGDSTIDVIHTPGHTSGMTSFLVDDAVLLSGDGLFTESVARPDLEDGDEGAADAAATLYDSLQNRILTLADETIVAPAHYSDSADPADDWSYTATLGDLTAKMAALSMPEDEFVEYITADVPPRPSNHEQIIQTNLGQLDTPNYVAFQLELGPNNCAASQESMTQ, from the coding sequence ATGACGCGTATCCCGAGCATCCAACCGCAGGAACTGAAAGAAGCCATCGACAGCGGGTCAGACGTCACAATCGTGGACGTACGCGGTCCGCACGACTTCGACGAGTGGCACATCGACGGCGACAACGTCGAGGCGGTGAACGTCCCGGTGACGCAACTGCAAGCAGTCGACCCCGCAACACTGCTGAACGGGGCTTCGGAGGGCGAAGTCGTCGCAGTCTGTGCCTCCGGTCAGACGAGTCAGATGGCGGTTCAAATGCTCCAACAGGCGGGTATCGACGCGAAAAATCTCCAGTACGGGATGAACGGATGGGCGAATCTCTACGTTCACCAAGAACTGGAGACGAATGCGAATGCAACGGTTCTCCAGTTCAGTCGCCCGTCGAGTGGGTGTCTCGCCTACATGGTCGTCTCCGGGGACGAAGCAGTCGTCGTCGACCCACTCCTCGCGTTCGTCGACACGTACATCGAAGTCGCCCGCGACTACGGGGCAGAGATTACCGCGGCCGTCGACACGCACGTCCACGCCGACCACATCAGCGGCGTCCGGGCATTTGCGACTCGCTCGGAAGCCGATGTGGTCGTCCCCGAACCCGCAGTCGCTCGCGGTATCGACTACGACGTTGCGTACGAGACCATCGCCCACGGAGACGAAATTGCAGTCGGCGATAGCACGATCGACGTGATTCACACGCCCGGCCACACCTCCGGAATGACCTCGTTCCTCGTCGACGACGCCGTCCTCCTCAGTGGTGACGGACTGTTCACCGAGAGCGTCGCCCGACCGGACCTCGAAGACGGTGACGAAGGCGCTGCCGACGCGGCGGCGACCCTCTACGACTCGCTCCAGAACCGCATCCTCACACTCGCCGACGAGACCATCGTCGCCCCCGCACACTACAGTGACAGTGCAGACCCAGCGGACGACTGGTCCTACACTGCGACGCTCGGCGACCTGACGGCGAAGATGGCCGCCCTCTCGATGCCCGAAGACGAGTTCGTCGAGTACATCACCGCCGACGTGCCGCCGCGCCCGTCGAATCACGAGCAGATTATCCAGACCAACCTCGGACAGCTCGATACGCCCAACTACGTGGCGTTCCAACTCGAACTCGGCCCGAACAACTGTGCAGCGAGTCAAGAGTCGATGACGCAGTAA
- a CDS encoding zinc-binding dehydrogenase, which produces MKAVQFSEHGDRDVLEYGDFPDPEVGPEEVLVDVKAASLNHLDIWTRRGLPGVELEMPHIPGSDMAGVVTEVGERVSRFEEGDHVALIAGIASGGDEFSRKGDQTLAPDFRIIGEHLRGVHAEFAAIPEENLVPVPEDVAWEVAGSASLVFQTAWRMLIDRGELRPGEKVLVLGASGGVGHAAVQIADYAGAEVYATASTDEKLEYARECGADHVINYEEEDFSKEIRKLTDGRGVDMVVDHIGDATYKQSLKSLVKGGRVVTCGATTGPDPGAGLNYIFWNQLSVIGSTMATPGEADEVLELVWDGTFEPRIRETLPMSEIDRAHELIEERQGFGKVVVIPDSEL; this is translated from the coding sequence ATGAAAGCAGTCCAATTCAGCGAGCATGGAGATCGAGACGTTCTCGAATATGGCGACTTCCCTGACCCCGAAGTCGGTCCCGAAGAGGTACTGGTCGACGTGAAGGCGGCCTCGCTCAACCACCTCGACATCTGGACTCGACGGGGTCTCCCGGGCGTCGAATTAGAGATGCCGCACATCCCCGGCAGCGACATGGCGGGCGTCGTCACCGAAGTCGGCGAACGAGTGTCTCGATTCGAAGAAGGCGACCACGTCGCACTCATCGCGGGCATCGCCAGCGGCGGCGACGAGTTCTCGCGGAAGGGCGACCAGACGCTCGCCCCGGACTTCCGCATCATCGGCGAACACCTGCGTGGTGTCCACGCGGAGTTCGCCGCCATCCCCGAAGAGAACCTCGTCCCTGTCCCCGAGGACGTCGCGTGGGAAGTTGCTGGGTCCGCGTCGCTCGTCTTCCAGACGGCGTGGCGCATGCTCATCGACCGTGGTGAACTCCGCCCCGGCGAGAAGGTGCTCGTCCTCGGTGCGTCCGGTGGCGTCGGCCACGCGGCCGTCCAAATCGCCGACTACGCTGGTGCCGAAGTGTACGCGACTGCGTCCACCGACGAGAAGTTGGAGTACGCCCGCGAGTGTGGTGCCGACCACGTCATCAACTACGAAGAAGAGGACTTCTCGAAAGAGATTCGCAAACTGACCGATGGCCGCGGCGTCGACATGGTCGTCGACCACATCGGTGACGCAACGTACAAACAGTCGCTCAAGAGCCTCGTCAAAGGTGGCCGCGTCGTCACCTGCGGTGCGACGACCGGACCGGACCCAGGTGCAGGTCTCAACTACATCTTCTGGAACCAGCTGTCGGTCATCGGGTCGACGATGGCGACGCCCGGCGAAGCAGACGAAGTACTCGAACTCGTCTGGGACGGCACGTTCGAGCCACGAATCCGCGAGACGCTCCCGATGAGCGAGATCGACCGTGCGCACGAACTCATCGAGGAGCGACAGGGCTTTGGCAAGGTGGTCGTTATCCCAGATAGTGAGCTCTGA
- a CDS encoding dienelactone hydrolase family protein, whose amino-acid sequence MTETILVPGGRDVKATLDAADSAAVAGDSPDAVVVACPPHPQQGGHRGDARLVAVSDAVRSRGIDCLRFDYGEWDEGYGERADTLRAVEWANERYDRVGLFGFSFGGAMALLAAADGADVEAVSALGPAARLAADLDVTEEFDQIPVPVQVVYGTRDDIADWQPVVDCATEYHQSTVEFAADHFFIGQTGKVADAVAEFLVPTLVAEH is encoded by the coding sequence ATGACTGAGACGATTCTCGTACCCGGTGGGCGAGACGTGAAGGCGACGTTGGACGCCGCCGACTCTGCAGCTGTCGCTGGCGACTCTCCTGACGCTGTCGTCGTCGCCTGCCCACCCCACCCGCAACAAGGTGGCCACCGTGGCGACGCTCGCCTCGTCGCTGTGAGCGATGCCGTCCGGAGTCGTGGCATCGACTGCCTCCGATTCGACTACGGTGAGTGGGACGAAGGCTACGGCGAACGCGCCGACACGCTCAGGGCAGTCGAGTGGGCGAACGAACGATACGACCGCGTTGGTCTGTTCGGGTTCAGTTTCGGCGGTGCGATGGCACTCCTCGCTGCCGCAGACGGAGCGGACGTGGAGGCCGTCTCGGCACTCGGTCCCGCAGCACGTCTCGCCGCTGACCTCGACGTGACCGAGGAGTTCGACCAAATCCCGGTCCCCGTTCAGGTCGTCTACGGGACCCGCGACGACATCGCCGACTGGCAACCCGTCGTCGACTGTGCCACCGAATATCACCAGTCGACCGTCGAGTTCGCCGCAGACCACTTCTTCATCGGCCAGACCGGAAAAGTCGCCGACGCGGTGGCCGAGTTTCTCGTGCCGACCCTCGTGGCCGAACACTGA
- a CDS encoding glycoside hydrolase family 15 protein: MIHGERDTPPSDKDAIVSAPRGVGKTVLATVNQYPSVHKRGCHGALVEETSAFRSDIEQFSDLHVLLWDADLEQVLDVREDAVASSVSYDTSRVPEVHIENQFRFVSGYEATLSQDLLVAVDDRALLLRNHVSFEQPNEHTIYTLVNFGIEDVLGIDGVDEAYYAHEAGVDYIVAYDFDRFVALAQRRPSAGDSTFHGHRVGRQNHSFGDQRSAWADIYEDEDGWLTPNDVATGRVDAGVGLYVGHEQEVSWLTGIGFGTTHRDAITAATNVLDTGYDPIRDSFHAAWNDWHEAVRDGPTGDPTADRMYDLSMTSMKCVQDPRGPMIAGAFKPIHFEYKFVWPRDQVILIQALLAAGASAEARDALAWLDSVQIADGVRGPRGIERGGSWWQNYFVDGTAHWRALQLDQVGGPIYAHWLTWRETGDDGVLDAHYEMSRRAAEFLLQWDNGWGFPKKSQDTWEEVWGHATAGSAAAIAGLRCMAELADASGDDVFAGQCRDQAAVWAENIDRYCFKQDTPYGDHYVTADAPEGNEHPAPDSRPDAAAFMAVWPWNVVSATHPPMQSTVRLADEQWWRADKTPCVDRYPGDDYTPTGTAEDGGWPLCEAYADMVRWLGGVDDDAVSDHIFEHAESWATAAGLLPERVDGNGDVRWNSNLQWAQATFVLLVESHVRGVPFGMAPDG, translated from the coding sequence ATGATTCACGGGGAGCGAGACACCCCGCCGAGCGACAAAGACGCTATCGTGAGCGCCCCGCGAGGTGTCGGGAAGACAGTGCTGGCGACGGTGAACCAGTATCCGAGCGTCCACAAACGGGGGTGTCACGGCGCGCTCGTCGAAGAGACGTCGGCGTTCCGCTCCGACATCGAGCAGTTCTCCGACCTGCACGTCCTCCTGTGGGACGCCGACCTCGAACAGGTTCTCGACGTGCGCGAAGATGCCGTCGCAAGTTCGGTCTCCTACGACACCTCTCGCGTCCCGGAAGTCCACATCGAGAACCAGTTTCGGTTCGTCAGCGGTTACGAAGCCACACTCTCACAGGACCTCCTCGTCGCAGTCGACGACCGCGCGTTGCTCCTCCGAAACCACGTCTCCTTCGAGCAACCGAACGAGCACACCATCTACACGCTCGTCAACTTCGGCATCGAAGACGTCCTCGGCATCGACGGCGTCGACGAGGCCTACTACGCCCACGAAGCGGGTGTCGATTACATCGTCGCGTACGACTTCGACCGGTTCGTCGCACTCGCACAACGGCGTCCATCGGCCGGTGATTCGACGTTTCACGGCCACCGAGTGGGTAGGCAGAATCACTCGTTCGGTGACCAGCGAAGTGCGTGGGCCGACATCTACGAGGACGAAGATGGGTGGCTCACCCCCAACGACGTGGCGACCGGGCGCGTCGACGCCGGTGTCGGTCTCTACGTCGGCCACGAGCAGGAGGTATCGTGGCTCACCGGTATCGGATTCGGGACGACCCACCGTGACGCGATTACGGCCGCGACGAACGTTCTCGACACCGGGTACGACCCGATTCGAGACTCCTTTCACGCCGCGTGGAACGACTGGCACGAAGCCGTCAGAGACGGGCCGACAGGTGACCCGACGGCAGACCGGATGTACGACCTCTCGATGACGAGCATGAAGTGCGTTCAGGACCCTCGCGGGCCGATGATTGCGGGCGCGTTCAAACCGATTCACTTCGAATACAAGTTCGTCTGGCCCCGAGACCAGGTGATACTCATTCAAGCGCTCCTCGCGGCCGGAGCGAGTGCGGAAGCACGCGACGCGCTCGCGTGGTTGGATTCGGTCCAGATTGCCGATGGTGTCCGCGGGCCTCGCGGTATCGAGCGCGGCGGGTCGTGGTGGCAAAACTACTTCGTCGATGGGACGGCCCACTGGCGAGCGCTCCAACTCGACCAAGTTGGGGGGCCCATCTACGCGCACTGGCTCACGTGGCGTGAAACTGGTGACGACGGGGTCCTCGACGCACACTACGAGATGTCTCGCCGAGCGGCCGAATTCCTCCTCCAGTGGGACAACGGGTGGGGGTTCCCGAAGAAGAGTCAGGATACGTGGGAGGAAGTGTGGGGTCACGCGACCGCCGGGAGCGCCGCTGCAATCGCCGGGTTGCGCTGTATGGCCGAACTCGCCGACGCGAGCGGTGACGACGTGTTCGCCGGACAGTGTCGGGACCAAGCGGCAGTCTGGGCCGAGAACATCGACCGCTACTGCTTCAAGCAGGACACGCCCTACGGCGACCACTACGTCACTGCCGACGCACCGGAGGGAAACGAGCACCCTGCACCCGATAGCCGACCCGACGCTGCGGCGTTCATGGCTGTTTGGCCGTGGAACGTCGTCTCGGCGACGCACCCACCGATGCAATCGACGGTCAGACTCGCCGACGAGCAGTGGTGGCGTGCAGACAAGACGCCGTGCGTCGACCGGTATCCCGGCGACGATTACACGCCGACTGGAACCGCCGAAGACGGTGGGTGGCCCCTCTGTGAAGCCTACGCCGACATGGTCCGATGGCTCGGCGGCGTAGACGACGACGCCGTCTCAGACCACATCTTCGAACACGCCGAGTCGTGGGCGACGGCCGCTGGACTCCTCCCCGAACGCGTCGATGGGAACGGCGACGTTCGGTGGAACTCGAACCTCCAGTGGGCGCAGGCGACGTTCGTCCTCCTCGTCGAGAGTCACGTCCGTGGTGTTCCCTTCGGGATGGCTCCTGATGGGTGA